ATGAAATAGATACTGACGGGTAGAGTGTGCTTTATcttttcaaattattaccaAAATCTATATACAACTGATATATAATTGGATGTGTGTGTCTTAGGTATGAGGATGTTCACACAAGGAGTCAAGAAGATATTGCACTTCCAGGTTATTTAAATAGATCCATAATTTTAGTTATGTGCTTTTGAAGTAATACTAgaaagttaaaaatattttaatgctACTTCATTTGCAGATCAAAATCCTATTGTACAGGATAATTATATGACTATGTTTCGATGAGGTGCATGTTTTTTCTTCccttttcattcttttttatcTATATTTAACTTATGCTTTTAATAACtggaataattttttcttgagttacaaatttatttcatctacttgtttttggtttttttaggATGAAACATTTGGTTATTTGAACGCACAACAGCTACCAGATTCTGAGGCAACACCAATGGAGGAAGTGTAAGCTTTGTTGGTTTTGGTGTTtagttgcttttttttttcttctatattttcACTTATGAACCAATAGAATAATACATTGTTTGTTCTTATAGTATTATTTCCCAATCTCCATCGACAAacatagtggatgttcaagacGGTGGTCCAAGTTTCCGCAGAGAGTCACATACTACCAATCATACTGGTGATGATAACCTACGTATCTTTCAGGATCCTATTATAAAAGAGACAATGCCAGTGGAAGAACTTCGTAATCCCTCCAACGATTATGATACTATTGGAAACTTACCAGACCTTGGGTTTAATGAGACTGAACCCAATATGGATTTCAACCAAACTGTGAATGAAAAAGATCAAACTGTTGAAACCTCACCAACACAACCAGCTGGACCACAAACTCCAGTTTCTACTCAAGATGGTGCCTCAGATGCACCAGTTTGTGGTGGTCAGCACTTATTTGTCTCTTACATTTACATATGAATCCTAGAATTTAAAACTGATTTTTCACACTCAATTGTAGGGCATGATTCTAGACCAACTTTTGAGTGTGGTTCTGTTGAATTTAGGCCTATTCATACCCCTCAAATGGAGCAGGGATGACAGGATCAGGTACAGGATCAAAGGCATCAAAGAGGAAGGAAGAGAAAACAATTCTTTGATGATCCCATAGTGTTACCAAATAGgtaaatttttaattgtttgattCAACTGCTTTCATCAGTTTCATGGCTTACAACATATAGTTATTTTTAGAAATGTCTGGTTTTTCCATGCTTGTTACTCATGTTTGGATGCCTCTATAGTTTTATGAGGGAAACCCTTAATGATACACGCAAGATACTGCATAAGAGAAAGGATGTTACTACCTATATACTTTTGATTCATGGGAATTGAAGTGCAAACGATTGGAGGATGTTTTTGACCAACCTTTATTTACAGGTTGGCTGTTCATTATCTTTAATTTACAGATTTTGTACTTACtacatttatgaatttttatttgaaacttGTGGCTTCTTATTCAGGGACATGCAAGGAACTTATAAACATACACAAAAGGGAATATATACATTCAAAACCCCACTTGGTCATCTCATCTCTGAAGAAAACCATGTCGCTGATGAGCCAATAACCAATGCACCTGAGATTATTGTTAATGCATCTGATGAGCcaattttttgaagaagctaaattagcccacccaaattggcaccagagagaatcgaacctcagacctcaagaggagcacactcccaggttccaagccaataccaatgcaccaacccaaatGGGTCTTGCCCGGATGTTCTTTGAAGTTTCGGTGAGTTTCATGACGTTTCTATCCATTGAAATGGACTTCATTTATGTCCAAAGAATTATAATATTTGTGGCATGTTGAATTATGGTTCTGATCTGGTTTACAATAGTGTCTTCAAAAGAAACCATTCTTGTGAACAGCTATATATTTACATTGCTACactctttgattaatttttttgtgaaatgcaaatttttgttttatgattgATGTGGCAGTTTTATTTGATGTTGCATTACAGGTGTTAAAGACTCATGATCTTATTGATGTAAAACAAGAGGAGCCTTATGGTGATGTCAGCTTCAAGTTGACCCCAACACTTACAAAAgctaaaatttgatattttcagTTATCTATAGTCAGTCAGTCCTGTGCAGTCCCTGATGTAGATAGGCCAGGTTCTACAATTTTTTGAGTAAACTTTTTAAGACTGATAGTGGAAACATGTAGTTTATTTGGCATGATGAGAAATGTATATTTTACCTTAGAGTAAATTACAGGCTAACCCCTTGGAAGTGTTTCTTCAGTACTACAAGTTTACAACTCCTAGTTTCAAGTGTTTTATTATAGATAGGCTATTGTGTTGTGTTTTAGGTGTGAATAAACTAACCTAAACTAGCTATTCTTTAAACTGTTAGTTAGAAAAGCTCACAAGATCACATGTTCTCAGTTTTGCTATGGCTTTGTCGAGCATTTGGAAGCGGCGGAATGAGAAACTTTGAAATGGTGTTTTACTGTAGCCACACTTTTCCTTTCATCTTGGTTTCCCTTCTCGGAGTTCCACAACCAGGCGGAAGCTTGGAGTTTAAAAATGCAACAAATTGGCTTGAAGGATAGGGCGTCACAACAATTTCTATTGGACTTGACCGTAACCGTAAGCTAGCGGTAGGGCGGTATCTATCTTGTACTCCTGATTTTGGTTATATCTATTTGTAAGGCTTCGCTACATTTTCTGTCAAATTTTATCTGGAGACATACAAACAACGTTGTCCAGTACTGCTATATGGTACGATGAaaatttacaagaaaagctAGAATGTATACGTGTCAAGCATGAGATAAATCAAATTATATAATCTCCTTCAATAGCGGAAATCATGCTGTGCCTTTGGTTTTAATATTGATTCGCGTATTTCGTTTGTTGATATGCTTCGTATCAATAAGCATTATTCTTTTGCAAAACTCAgccaaatttataattttttaatataaaataaaggtCATGTTTGGGGCTTTGCACcctttatgtaccaaaaaaattttaaaaaaataaaggtcatgctaactagtgtcctCGGACACAagttaagaaaaagaaaactaaaaggagtaagttttgcattgaaaaaaaatattttttatacttttaaaaagtagatcaCACAAATTTCAAGTCTTCTAAGTTATTTAGTATCTTAACCAATGCTTCAGAGACACtaattaacatttttcataaaataatgtcaaatatcgaataaaaatcgATAGACTTATGTATTCGCAAAAAAGCGACTAAAGAAGATATCATCttcaatatatattaaaaagaagaaagaagatatGTATACAAAAAAGAAGTGacgaaagaagaagaaaataaataaattagaagaGGTATTTGAATGAATTATTCAACAATATATCCCTATTTTGTTGGATGTATAGGCATTAGACATGTTTTAATTGTGTGTGTTGAACACGAACACATAGTTAGAGTGTGATCCTATTATTACTCGATCCACACACACCTTAGTCACTTacttcactcactcactcataTGGTTTACACTTGGCCATAATATTCCCCTTCATTTTCTCATACCTCATACGACTAATTCAACACCCTACTTTATATATTCATCCACAACAATCCTACTAGCTGCAAAACTCTTAGAACAGTATCACTAATTAATTCATTATTACGATAATAATTGTGGTAATctcaaaatcattattattaatattatttctcTTGGTTCAGTTATACAGTGATATATGTGattaatttgttgttgttgttgttgttgttgtattgATTAATAATTCAGGAGATGAGTGGTGGCAATGCTAATGTTAATCAGAATGTTCAACAAGATGTTGAAAGAGAGGGTGGTGCAgcgaataataataataataatcaacaaaatttggaaaattGGTTGCCAGTTAGTGCATCTAGGAAAGCAAAATGGTGGTATTCAACCTTTCACAATGTCACTGCTATGGTTGGTGCTGGTGTCCTAAGTTTACCATATGCTTTATCACAGCTTGGATGGTATTTTTATatcttaattcatttcatttcatcacTTCATTCATTAAGTGGCTATAcaattgaatgtaatcacacGTGTCCATATTATTAATACATGTCAGACATGCTTTCGATCACAAGTGTTGGAAACATTAATTAGCCGACAACACCTATAATAATGAGAAgatgaattaattaaatgttGTCACATGTGTCAATGTCATTGTTGGACACACTTTTGATTCAATCACAAGTGTAGATGCTATAGAGCTATAATTAGCAATGTAGCACTAACACTGACACATCATATCAAAGACATGTCTAGTGTCCGACAACAATGACCCACATGATTGCATTCAATTACTTTTATTTCATCCGACTACTATCTATCAATGTCATTACTGCTTGCTTCATAGTTAGCTAGATGTAATGtaaataatttgatttgaaaCATTAATGCAtactaattaaatattattttgatggATATATTATTTGTATAGGATTCCAGGTATTTCAGTGATTTTAGTGTCATGGCTAGTGACATTTTACTCACTGTGGCAACTAGTGCAAATGCATGAATTGGTTCCAGGGAAGAGATTTGATCGATACTTTGATTTAGGAGAACATGTATTAAAAGGAAAAGTTGGATATTGGATTATAATGATACAACAACTAATTGTTCAGGTTGCTTCAACCATTGTGTACTCTGTCACCGGTGGAAAATCACTGAAGAAGTTCTGTGAAATAATACCtgcaaaaatatttgatgaaaTCAGACAAACATATTATATTGTCTTCTTTGTTTTTATACAGTTACTCCTTTCACAAATTCCTAACTTCAATACTTTGAAAGGAATCTCTTTGCTTGCCGCATTCATGTCTGTCTGGTACGTACCTAGTGACCACGGTTTATACTATGTAATGTATGCATGCCCTTTGAGATTATAATAAGACTAAGATATTGTGATGGCTTGCAGTTACTCAGTGGTGGCATGTGCGACATCAATTGCAAAGGGAATCGAACATCATCCAACTCACTATGGCGTTCGATCGCATACTACTGCTGGGAAAACTTTCGATGTTTTTAATGCACTTGGAACAATAGCTTTTGCCTTTGCTGGACATAGTGTGGTTCTAGAGATTCAAGCTACATTACCCTCTACGGAAGAAAAACCTTCCAAGATACCAATGTGGAGAGGTGTGGTTGTTGCATACACCATAGTTATACTTTGCTATCTTACCGTTGCCATATCTGGTTATTGGGCATTTGGTGATTTGGTAGAAGATGATGTACTCATCTCACTCGAACGTCCTGAATGGGTTATTGCTGTTGCTAACTTTATGGTTTTCTTACATGTTCTTGGAAGTTATCAGGTACCTGATTCTAATTAACATTCTCTTTTCAACAAGTCTTGATAAAATTGTGGTATTTCCATAAATTTCAATGAATGATAAATGAACTGATACCAACAATTTTTCCTTTATGTTCAAGGTTTTTGCAATGCCGGTTTTTGATACGATAGAGTCTTGTTTGGTGCAAAAGTTTAAATTCAACCCCTCAAGTATGCTTCGTCTCGTTGCACGAAGCATCTATGTGGGTAAGATCATTGTGTAAAGTAAATAACATTTTTAGTTACCATTTGATGTAATAGTTAAACATCAATTATAATTTTCACATATATGTTattggaaataaatttaatataaaattttcatttctttataGCTGTGGTTGGATTCCTTGCCGTAACCTTCCCATTTTTTGGAGGATTGTTAGGATTTTTTGGAGGACTAGCATTTTCAGCAACATCATATATTGTAAGAATTAATATTCATTATTATATTAAACATGtcttgaaatatatatatatattttcatgtaTTAGTTGTCTTTTTACTAACTAAATTTGAAATACTTGATGCAGATACCTTGTGTCTTATGGCTTTATGCCAAAAAACCAAAGATGTGTAGCTTTCATTGGATTGCATCGGTGGTAAGTACATTTTTCGTTGAACTTATTCATACATAAGTTTAATGTTCATAgcaaataattaataatgtatCTAAGTTATTtactctttgttttttttttattactacaGACTTGTATAGCCATTGGCGTTACAATAGCAGTTGTTGCACCGGTTGGAGGAATACGAACAATTATTGTTTCTGCACAAACTTACAAGTTTTATTCACGATGATAATTAGAAGgttaattaattgattgattgatgtTCTAAGTATTCTTTTTAATCACTAGAACATCAGACTATAGAACTtactagttttgttttttagtttctAGTATGTTCGGCAGAAATTTTAGCTGCCTAGTGATTAATGAGATTTGTAAATTATTAATCCAAGGATTCTATGTTGGCTTAGCAAATGTTATGCTAACTATGGTTGAGATTAAGGTTAGGGTGTTAATGTGTTATGCTAGTTATGGGGAGAGTAAGGTTGGCTAGGAAAGACATATTAACGTTGTATTTGCTTTCAATTTTGTAACGGAGATATTCATTTCATGCTTGCTTGTAAACCAAGTCAAGCAATGCGAGTTTTTTCACAATTGGTTCAGTTCAAAGTTCTCTTTTAtcaatttgatatttcattatgttttgtaaatgagttatactatttGAACAACTAGTTTTTTAGACGTTGTATGTCACACCGTATATTTCTATTTCTCATACAACTTATTCAAATTTCGCCAATACACCAAAAAAACAAAGGACACCATATGATGTCCccattttttatattcaaaaatattttctctttttaaattttcattcaCTCAATTAATAAACTCATTTGTACTAAAATATTAGTAATGATTACATACTTAAATAATTAGGAGAGCGCATAGTTATTGTATATTTGTATGTATGGTGCAAGTCTCAAATAAGTAATAACATTCTTAACTCACTATAACCTTTTGCAATGATTTAAACTGAATGGTGAGTCCTTGCACGTTGATGGAGATTATGAGTTAGATTATACTTAGTGACAAATTTCACGTTGATGGAGATTGGAATTATGTTTAGCGAAAAATCTGTTGTGGCATGTTTTTAGAGAGTGAAGTTGTTACAGCATCATGTTACTTGTTCAACGAGCTTCCATGTGTGCAAGTCAGGTGTTGAAGATGATTGGCATACGTTTATTGCTTGTGAAACAGTCCGCGGGTGTTGGTCCAATGCAGGCCTGGTGCGTGTGTTGATGCCAAGGCTGAACAAGTTTGATAATGTAGCAGAATTTTT
This portion of the Trifolium pratense cultivar HEN17-A07 linkage group LG3, ARS_RC_1.1, whole genome shotgun sequence genome encodes:
- the LOC123917459 gene encoding lysine histidine transporter-like 5 — protein: MSGGNANVNQNVQQDVEREGGAANNNNNNQQNLENWLPVSASRKAKWWYSTFHNVTAMVGAGVLSLPYALSQLGWIPGISVILVSWLVTFYSLWQLVQMHELVPGKRFDRYFDLGEHVLKGKVGYWIIMIQQLIVQVASTIVYSVTGGKSLKKFCEIIPAKIFDEIRQTYYIVFFVFIQLLLSQIPNFNTLKGISLLAAFMSVCYSVVACATSIAKGIEHHPTHYGVRSHTTAGKTFDVFNALGTIAFAFAGHSVVLEIQATLPSTEEKPSKIPMWRGVVVAYTIVILCYLTVAISGYWAFGDLVEDDVLISLERPEWVIAVANFMVFLHVLGSYQVFAMPVFDTIESCLVQKFKFNPSSMLRLVARSIYVAVVGFLAVTFPFFGGLLGFFGGLAFSATSYIIPCVLWLYAKKPKMCSFHWIASVTCIAIGVTIAVVAPVGGIRTIIVSAQTYKFYSR